One Clupea harengus chromosome 12, Ch_v2.0.2, whole genome shotgun sequence DNA segment encodes these proteins:
- the LOC105894591 gene encoding integrin alpha-2-like — protein MPDKVLQRGWLIPQGQSFNVGTTGAKVFSGPAQEEFGYTVQQFTNHQGKWLLVGSPWSGSPGNRKGDIYKCDITGPGSSCERLNLRNSVTISDVENINVNMSLGSMLTHLTHETFMTCGPLWAQRCGSHFFLPGVCVEVSSHFSSLHAFVPVRLNCGPVDLMIVLDGSDSIYPWQPVIAFLRKLLENLEIGPDKTQVSVMQYAVDTSFEFRFNSYGSKESMLAAVSNMDQKRGDRTNTFSAIRFASEYAFLPQSGGRPGASKVMVVVSDGESNDIVIRDQVIAACEKERITRFSIAVLGYYSRNNIDPKTLITEMESIASAPTERHYFHVAAEEALLEIAATLGDRIFNIEGTGKGEDFQMEFAQAGFSAHQTSKDVVMLGAVGAYGWSGTVVHQKGQNFDVLPEKAFENILDNKNHSAYLGYSVTSLRHGSTEYLVAGAPRANHTGLVVVYTVDSTGQASIRDTQRGTQIGSYFGSVLCPLDVNKDGVTDVLLVGAPMFMSEEKKERGKVYLFAVTDGILSDQGFLEGPSAVENARFGMAISAVPDLNLDGFSDVVVGAPLEDNSRGVVYVYFGDKTTVRLQHSQRIAGLKVDPGMQYFGRSLDGSGDLNGDTIPDISVGAYGKAVQLW, from the exons ATGCCCGATAAGGTCCTACAGAGAG GCTGGTTGATTCCACAGGGCCAGAGTTTTAATGTAGGGACCACAGGAGCCAAAGTGTTCTCTGGGCCGGCGCAGGAGGAGTTTGGTTACACCGTTCAGCAGTTCACCAACCACCAGGGGAAATG GTTGTTGGTGGGATCTCCCTGGAGTGGAAGCCCAGGCAACAGGAAAGGGGACATTTACAAGTGTGACATCACAGGTCCAGGATCCAGCTGTGAGAGGCTGAATTTGCGAA ATTCAGTCACCATCTCAGATGTGGAGAACATTAATGTTAACATGAGCCTGGGCTCGATGCTAACTCACCTCACACATGAGACTTTCATG ACATGCGGGCCACTCTGGGCCCAGAGGTGTGGGAGTCACTTCTTCCTCCCAGGAGTCTGCGTTGAAGTCAGCTCTCATTTCAGTTCGCTTCACGCTTTTGTTCCTGTCCGTCTGA ACTGTGGGCCAGTGGACTTGATGATTGTCCTGGACGGATCAGACAGCATATATCCATGGCAACCAGTCATCGCATTCCTCAGGAAACTGCTAGAAAATCTGGAAATTGGACCTGATAAAACTCAG GTCAGCgttatgcagtatgcagtagaCACATCCTTTGAATTCCGGTTCAACTCTTATGGAAGTAAAGAATCCATGCTTGCTGCCGTGTCAAATATGGACCAGAAACGGGGGGACAGGACCAACACATTCTCAGCCATTCGCTTTGCCAG tgaatATGCGTTCCTCCCTCAGTCTGGAGGTCGTCCAGGTGCCAGTaaagtgatggtggtggtgtctgATGGGGAGTCTAATGATATAGTCATACGAGACCAAGTGATTGCCgcgtgtgaaaaagagaggatCACCCGCTTTAGCATTGCT GTCCTCGGCTACTACAGCAGGAACAATATAGACCCCAAAACTCTAATCACGGAGATGGAGTCCATAGCCAGCGCCCCAACGGAGCGGCACTACTTTCATGTAGCGGCAGAAGAAGCTCTCCTGGAGATAGCAGCAACTCTGGGAGATCGCATTTTCAATATAGAGG GAACTGGCAAAGGTGAAGATTTCCAGATGGAGTTTGCCCAAGCTGGCTTCAGCGCTCACCAGACCAGCAAG GATGTGGTGATGCTGGGAGCAGTGGGAGCGTATGGGTGGAGTGGAACGGTTGTTCATCAAAAAGGACAGAATTTCGATGTTTTGCCTGAAAAAGCTTTCGAGAACATCCTGGACAACAAGAATCACAGTGCCTACCTTG GCTACTCGGTGACATCCCTGAGGCACGGCAGCACTGAGTACTTAGTTGCAGGAGCCCCACGGGCCAACCACACGGGCCTGGTTGTGGTGTACACAGTGGACAGCACAGGACAGGCCtccatcagagacacacagaggggaacTCAG ATCGGCTCGTACTTCGGCAGTGTGCTCTGCCCTCTCGATGTGAATAAAGATGGTGTGACCGACGTGCTGCTGGTGGGAGCGCCCATGTTTATGAgcgaggagaagaaggagagagggaaggtgtaCTTGTTCGCCGTCACCGAT GGGATTCTGAGTGACCAGGGCTTCCTGGAGGGCCCCTCAGCGGTGGAGAACGCCCGCTTTGGCATGGCCATCTCTGCTGTGCCCGACCTCAACCTGGACGGCTTCAGTGACGTTGTGGTAGGAGCACCTCTGGAGGACAACAGCCGCGGAGTCGTATACGTCTACTTCGGAGACAAGACCACCGTCCGACTGCAACACTCACAG AGAATTGCTGGACTGAAGGTGGACCCTGGGATGCAGTACTTCGGACGCTCTCTAGATGGCAGTGGAGACCTGAATGGAGACACCATCCCTGACATCTCGGTGGGGGCTTATGGGAAGGCGGTGCAGCTCTGGTGA